In the genome of Mycobacterium kansasii ATCC 12478, one region contains:
- the pspM gene encoding phage shock envelope stress response protein PspM — protein MAVKSAQRGRRRALLQRWLDMIAEIFDLAARKISAATDPRARLLRRRRRALRWALIFSAGCVFWAAVTAVLAAWGWFALLLQITGAIAVVQVIPATLLFFRYRWLRAEPLPTPRPANTRRLPPPGSAARPAMSALGASERGFFSLLGVIERGAMLPADEIADLTAAANQTSAAMAATAAEVVSMERAAHYSESSRSHLVPTINAFTAQLSAGVRQYNEMVTAAAQLVSSANGGAVGEPGSQQRYREELAGATDRLVGWAQAFDELGGLPRR, from the coding sequence ATGGCGGTCAAATCGGCTCAGCGCGGGCGGCGGCGTGCGTTGCTGCAGCGCTGGCTCGACATGATCGCCGAGATCTTCGACCTCGCCGCGCGGAAGATCAGCGCCGCCACCGATCCGCGGGCCCGATTGCTTCGCCGCCGCCGCCGTGCGCTGCGCTGGGCGTTGATATTCAGCGCCGGATGCGTGTTCTGGGCTGCGGTGACGGCGGTGCTGGCGGCCTGGGGCTGGTTCGCGCTGCTGCTGCAGATCACCGGAGCGATCGCGGTGGTTCAGGTCATCCCCGCGACGCTGCTGTTCTTCCGCTATCGCTGGTTGCGCGCGGAGCCGCTGCCGACGCCGCGGCCGGCTAACACCCGCCGGTTACCCCCGCCCGGTTCGGCGGCCCGGCCCGCGATGTCGGCGTTGGGTGCCTCCGAGCGCGGATTCTTCTCGTTGTTGGGTGTGATCGAGCGGGGCGCGATGCTGCCGGCCGACGAGATCGCTGACTTGACGGCCGCTGCCAACCAGACCTCGGCGGCGATGGCGGCGACGGCGGCCGAAGTGGTGTCGATGGAGCGGGCGGCGCACTATTCGGAATCGTCGCGGTCGCATCTGGTGCCCACCATCAACGCGTTCACCGCGCAGCTCAGCGCCGGCGTCCGTCAGTACAACGAAATGGTCACCGCCGCAGCGCAATTGGTCTCATCGGCCAATGGTGGTGCGGTGGGTGAGCCGGGATCGCAACAGCGCTACCGCGAGGAGCTGGCCGGTGCCACCGATCGTCTGGTCGGTTGGGCACAGGCGTTCGACGAACT